The Blastococcus sp. HT6-4 genome window below encodes:
- a CDS encoding protein jag, with the protein MSAPQQPVTDDQPALPDADAASDDAVVEPVDVEDDGTDEPRGAGGGGDDLLVREGDVAGDYLERLLDILDVDGDIDLDVEGDRASVAIVGGRLNDLIGPDGATLEALQELTRLAVAQSTGVRSRLMLDVGGHRAKRRADLSSLAAETARRVSSSGQPERLSPMNPFERKVVHDVIASVTGVHSESEGEEPNRRVVVLPDK; encoded by the coding sequence GTGAGTGCTCCGCAGCAGCCCGTGACAGACGACCAGCCCGCCCTGCCCGACGCCGACGCCGCCAGCGATGACGCCGTCGTCGAGCCCGTCGACGTCGAGGACGACGGAACGGACGAGCCGCGTGGGGCTGGTGGGGGTGGGGACGACCTGCTGGTGCGCGAGGGCGACGTCGCCGGCGACTACCTCGAGCGGCTCCTCGACATCCTGGACGTGGACGGGGACATCGACCTCGACGTCGAGGGCGACCGGGCGTCGGTCGCGATCGTCGGTGGTCGGCTCAACGACCTGATCGGCCCCGACGGCGCGACCCTGGAGGCCCTGCAGGAGCTGACCCGGCTCGCCGTCGCGCAGTCCACGGGCGTGCGCAGCCGGCTGATGCTCGACGTCGGCGGTCACCGGGCCAAGCGCCGCGCCGATCTGAGCTCGCTCGCGGCCGAGACGGCCCGCCGGGTGTCCTCCAGCGGCCAGCCGGAGCGGCTCAGCCCGATGAACCCGTTCGAGCGCAAGGTCGTGCACGACGTCATCGCCTCGGTGACGGGCGTGCACAGCGAGTCGGAGGGCGAGGAGCCCAACCGCCGCGTCGTGGTCCTGCCCGACAAGTGA
- a CDS encoding ParA family protein — MTDPGERLRSSLAADQSSATSSGMADFDSPIAMEALRATRVLHAADQDPFPAPGRIRVVTIANQKGGVGKTTSTVNLGVALALYGLRTLVIDLDPQGNASTALGVEHTVGTPSIYDALVGDSTLSEVVHPTTASPNLLCVPATIDLAGAEIELVSVVAREHRLRRAIEAYVAALPRERRPHYILIDCPPSLGLLTLNALVAGDEVLIPIQCEYYALEGLGQLLNNIDLVRQHLNPGIAVRTILLTMYDGRTKLADQVADEVRNHFGDVVLNAVIPRNVRVSEAPGYGQSVLTYDPGSRGSTSYVEAARELAQRGVDLRPLDGAAAGSSGATPVGALSFGETAVPFRTQETQ; from the coding sequence ATGACCGACCCGGGAGAGCGGCTGCGGAGCAGCCTCGCCGCCGATCAGTCGTCGGCCACCTCCTCCGGCATGGCGGACTTCGACAGCCCGATCGCCATGGAGGCGCTGCGCGCCACCCGGGTGCTGCACGCCGCTGACCAGGATCCCTTCCCGGCGCCCGGGCGGATCCGGGTCGTCACCATCGCCAACCAGAAGGGCGGGGTCGGGAAGACCACGTCGACGGTGAACCTCGGCGTCGCTCTGGCGCTGTACGGGCTGCGCACCCTGGTCATCGATCTGGACCCGCAGGGGAACGCCAGCACCGCCCTCGGTGTCGAGCACACGGTGGGGACGCCGTCGATCTACGACGCCCTGGTCGGGGACAGCACGCTGTCGGAGGTGGTGCACCCGACGACGGCCAGCCCGAACCTGCTCTGCGTGCCGGCGACCATCGATCTCGCCGGCGCGGAGATCGAGCTGGTCTCCGTCGTGGCCCGGGAGCACCGGCTGCGCCGCGCCATCGAGGCCTACGTCGCGGCCCTCCCCCGGGAGCGGCGGCCGCACTACATCCTCATCGACTGCCCCCCGTCGCTGGGCCTGCTCACGCTCAACGCGCTGGTGGCCGGGGACGAGGTGCTCATCCCCATCCAGTGCGAGTACTACGCCCTGGAGGGGCTGGGCCAGCTGCTCAACAACATCGACCTGGTGCGCCAGCACCTCAACCCGGGGATCGCCGTCCGCACGATCCTGCTGACGATGTACGACGGCCGGACCAAGCTCGCCGACCAGGTGGCCGACGAGGTGCGCAACCACTTCGGCGACGTGGTGCTGAACGCGGTCATCCCGCGCAACGTGCGGGTGTCCGAGGCCCCGGGCTACGGCCAGTCGGTCCTGACCTACGACCCGGGCTCCCGCGGATCGACCAGCTATGTGGAGGCGGCGCGCGAGCTCGCCCAGCGGGGTGTCGACCTCCGGCCCCTCGACGGTGCGGCGGCGGGCAGCTCGGGGGCGACGCCGGTCGGTGCCCTCTCGTTCGGCGAGACGGCGGTGCCGTTCCGCACCCAGGAGACCCAGTGA
- the rsmG gene encoding 16S rRNA (guanine(527)-N(7))-methyltransferase RsmG produces MTDGRPAPGAAAAPQDAVVPAPPPSAAGVFGAALPAARRYVARLATDGVTRGLIGPREVPRLWERHVLNSAAVAEAVPAGARVVDVGSGAGLPGIPLGLARPDISLTLVEPMARRIEFLEEAVADLGDGAETPWRVVRGRAEDRAVVSAVGAVDVVTARAVAPLPRLVGWCRGLLRPGTQLVALVGSRALAELPGLLPELHAAGMRDIAPRAVGASLGDAATTVVVMTRGER; encoded by the coding sequence GTGACCGACGGACGTCCGGCGCCGGGAGCGGCGGCCGCTCCGCAGGACGCCGTCGTCCCCGCGCCGCCGCCGTCGGCGGCCGGGGTGTTCGGGGCCGCGCTGCCCGCCGCCCGGCGGTACGTGGCGCGGCTGGCCACCGACGGGGTGACCCGTGGCCTCATCGGGCCCCGCGAGGTGCCCCGGCTGTGGGAGCGGCACGTCCTCAACAGCGCCGCGGTGGCCGAGGCCGTGCCCGCGGGGGCCCGGGTGGTCGACGTCGGCAGCGGCGCCGGACTCCCGGGCATCCCGCTGGGGCTGGCCCGGCCGGACATCTCGCTGACCCTGGTCGAGCCGATGGCCCGGCGGATCGAGTTCCTGGAGGAGGCCGTCGCCGACCTCGGGGACGGTGCGGAGACGCCCTGGCGCGTGGTGCGCGGGCGGGCCGAGGACCGAGCGGTCGTCAGCGCCGTCGGAGCGGTCGACGTGGTGACCGCGCGGGCGGTCGCACCGCTGCCCCGGCTGGTCGGTTGGTGCCGCGGTCTGCTGCGGCCGGGGACGCAGCTGGTCGCCCTCGTCGGCTCGCGGGCGCTGGCGGAGCTGCCGGGGCTCCTGCCCGAGCTGCACGCCGCCGGCATGCGCGACATCGCGCCGCGTGCCGTCGGCGCATCACTGGGAGACGCTGCCACTACCGTGGTGGTCATGACGCGTGGAGAACGGTGA
- a CDS encoding ParB/RepB/Spo0J family partition protein, protein MTKRGGLGRGLAALIPTGPPPASSAPVPAPAPAAVVEAERSDDGGETAGPAADAVRTGAEEVAGPSSPVSLVPSPAPGQDSGAVGVPGAQLREVSVDDVVPNPKQPRQVFDDEALEELTHSVREFGLLQPIVVREAGDGRYELIMGERRLRAARAAELETVPAIVRDTTDDAMLRDALLENIHRVQLNPLEEAAAYQQLLEEFGATHEELAQRIGRSRSQVTNTIRLMKLPVKVQTRVAAGVISAGHARALLGLPDAEAQDALATRIVAEGMSVRATEEAVAMAAALQPAAKRRARNISAPGVEELGSRLSDMFETKVKIQIGRAKGKIVVEFGSVDDLQRIIGVMAPDITGRRPDA, encoded by the coding sequence ATGACGAAGCGAGGCGGTCTGGGCCGCGGGCTGGCCGCGCTGATCCCCACCGGGCCGCCACCGGCCTCCTCCGCGCCGGTCCCCGCGCCGGCGCCGGCCGCCGTCGTCGAGGCCGAGCGCAGCGACGACGGCGGCGAGACCGCCGGGCCGGCTGCGGACGCCGTCCGCACCGGTGCGGAGGAGGTCGCGGGGCCGTCCTCTCCGGTGAGCCTGGTGCCCTCCCCCGCACCCGGTCAGGACAGCGGTGCCGTCGGGGTGCCCGGAGCCCAGCTCCGCGAGGTGTCGGTGGACGACGTCGTCCCCAACCCCAAGCAGCCGCGGCAGGTGTTCGACGACGAGGCGCTGGAGGAGCTGACCCACAGCGTCCGGGAGTTCGGCCTGCTGCAGCCGATCGTCGTCCGCGAGGCGGGTGACGGCCGGTACGAGCTCATCATGGGCGAGCGCCGGCTGCGCGCCGCCCGCGCGGCGGAGCTGGAGACCGTCCCCGCGATCGTCCGCGACACCACCGACGACGCGATGCTGCGTGATGCGCTGCTGGAGAACATCCACCGGGTGCAGCTCAACCCGCTGGAGGAGGCGGCGGCCTACCAGCAGCTGCTCGAGGAGTTCGGCGCCACCCACGAGGAGCTCGCCCAGCGGATCGGGCGCAGCCGCTCCCAGGTCACCAACACCATCCGGCTGATGAAGCTGCCGGTGAAGGTGCAGACCCGTGTCGCCGCCGGCGTCATCTCCGCCGGCCACGCCCGGGCGCTGCTCGGCCTGCCGGACGCCGAGGCGCAGGACGCGCTGGCGACACGGATCGTAGCCGAGGGGATGTCGGTGCGAGCCACCGAGGAAGCGGTCGCCATGGCCGCCGCCCTCCAGCCGGCCGCGAAGCGACGGGCACGCAACATCAGCGCTCCGGGCGTCGAGGAGCTGGGGTCCCGCCTGTCCGACATGTTCGAGACGAAGGTGAAGATCCAGATCGGCCGGGCCAAGGGGAAGATCGTCGTCGAGTTCGGCTCGGTCGACGACCTGCAGCGGATCATCGGCGTCATGGCCCCGGACATCACCGGTCGGCGTCCCGACGCCTGA
- a CDS encoding D-alanine--D-alanine ligase — protein sequence MSETAPAPETAGDIAPHPLRAVVLAGGLTFEREVSLSSGTQVVEELTRAGLDAELRDADADLLPGLAAAPADAVFIALHGATGEDGALRAVLDLAGISYVGSPAAACRLAWDKPAAKSVVRSAGVTTPDWVALPHSTFRELGAGAVLDLMVARLGLPLVVKPASGGSALGVQKVTRVEDLPAAMVSCFAYGDTVLVERYVEGIELALSVIDLGDGPQALPAVEIEPESGVFDYTSRYTPGLTEYHAPARIPDEAAERAAEVAVRVHQVLGLADLSRTDAIVTPDGEVHFLEVNVSPGLTETSMFPMAVEAAGYELGDVLGRLLARRASTDR from the coding sequence ATGAGCGAGACGGCCCCCGCACCCGAGACCGCCGGCGACATCGCACCGCACCCGCTGCGCGCCGTCGTCCTCGCCGGCGGGCTGACCTTCGAGCGCGAGGTCAGCCTGTCGTCGGGCACGCAGGTGGTCGAGGAACTCACCCGTGCCGGGCTGGACGCCGAGCTGCGCGACGCCGACGCGGACCTGCTGCCCGGGCTCGCCGCAGCTCCCGCCGACGCGGTGTTCATCGCCCTGCACGGGGCCACGGGCGAGGACGGCGCGCTGCGAGCGGTCCTCGACCTGGCGGGGATCTCCTACGTCGGTTCCCCGGCCGCGGCGTGCCGGCTGGCCTGGGACAAGCCCGCGGCGAAGTCCGTGGTCCGGTCGGCCGGTGTCACGACGCCGGACTGGGTGGCCCTGCCGCACAGCACCTTCCGGGAGCTCGGCGCCGGCGCCGTCCTCGACCTGATGGTGGCCCGGCTCGGCCTGCCGCTGGTCGTCAAGCCGGCGTCCGGGGGATCGGCCCTCGGCGTGCAGAAGGTGACCCGCGTCGAGGACCTGCCCGCCGCGATGGTGAGCTGCTTCGCCTACGGGGACACCGTGCTGGTCGAGCGGTACGTCGAGGGCATCGAGCTGGCTCTGTCGGTCATCGACCTCGGGGACGGGCCGCAGGCGCTGCCCGCTGTCGAGATCGAGCCGGAGTCCGGTGTCTTCGACTACACCTCGCGCTACACCCCGGGCCTCACCGAGTACCACGCCCCGGCCCGCATCCCCGACGAGGCCGCGGAGCGGGCGGCCGAGGTCGCGGTGCGCGTGCACCAGGTGCTCGGGTTGGCCGACCTCTCCCGGACCGACGCCATCGTCACCCCCGACGGCGAGGTGCACTTCCTGGAGGTCAACGTCTCGCCCGGGCTGACCGAGACCTCCATGTTCCCCATGGCCGTCGAGGCCGCCGGCTACGAGCTCGGTGACGTGCTCGGCCGGCTCCTGGCCCGGCGGGCGAGCACCGACCGCTAG